Within Rhododendron vialii isolate Sample 1 chromosome 12a, ASM3025357v1, the genomic segment AAtcaaggaaaattctaaattcataaaccaaaacccaaattatTTGATCAAGAAGGGCTAAAAATTTGCTTCTAAAATTCACTCTCTGACCCCATTGGACAGTGATTTATGTCCTCAATTACTTCTTTCTCTTCAACAGACCTTTGTGACAAAAACACAATTCGATACTACCACTAAAAATGTCACaacataagaaaaaaatataccCCGAATCAATGAAAATTCATAAACATCCAAATCAAGGAAAATCCTTGAAAACCCAGATCAAGGAGAATTCATAAAAACCCAAATCTTTGAACCAAAAAGCCTAAATCTTTCTTCCAAAATCCATTGTTTGTTTCTATTAAATGGGAGTGTGTCCTCAATCAGTTTTATTTCTCTTCAACAGACCATCTTAGCATAAACTTAATCCGCCATCACCAATACCATTACACTCAAACACTACACTCAGAATTCACAGAACATAAGCATAGAAAACACAAACCCAAATCATTTGGAAAAAATCTCACCTGGGGAACAGAATAGAAGACATTGCTGACGTGGGCAAGCACATTCGCCTGCTCCGTAACAGCCCTCACCCAATCAGGATCCCCATGCCCTAACGCATTCACCGCGATCCCTGACGTCATGTCCAGATACTCCCGCCCCTCCACGTCATACAATTTACATCCCTTGCCACTCGCCAGCACCACCGGAGCCCTCGCATAGGTCCCCACCAAAACCCTCGCCTCCGTCGCCATCACCGCCTCCGCCTCCGTGGCCGCCACAGCCAAACCCGGCGGCCGCACGTCCACCGTGGCGCAAGCGATCACTCTCCCGGTGAACGGAATTCTGTGGCGGCGAATACCCGCCTCCGCCGCCGGAGAGACGATGGAGTGGTTGAGAAAGAGATGGACTGAGCTCATGGCTGTAATTTGGGTATGCTCTGGTGATGGAATTAGGGGCTTAAATAGGCGAAAGATTAGGGTTTTGACGTGGGTTTGGTTTGAATTGGTGACGAAGGGTAGAGAATATGGACACGATATTGTTCAAGAGATTCGACGCACGTTCaaggtttggttcggttttctGTTCTCAACTGCGAGAATAGGTCTTGAATGCTTTTTGCCTTTGGGGAGCACCTAATGCCACCCACTAAATTTATGGTGCCATGCTGATTGATACTGAATGATGGTTTTACCCTTGGAAATGGGTAGCAAAACCAAGGTTAtgaataccgttccgtaccggtcGATACGTACTGGTTTGTGAGAAAAATGGTACTGTAACCCTTTAATACCGTTTCGGCTCCAATATCGGGCCTTACCGGAAAATACCGGCCGAGATGACATTACCGGAAATTTCGTCCGAAATTTTGCAAAactgagagaaaaaaaagaaaatacagaaatggaggggaaaaagagaaaaagaagatcgGAGCAACATTCTCCGGCGTAATCTTGCAGCCAAGGCTGTAGATCTTGTTCCGGCGGTACGTAGTagtgaaaaaaatggaaaaaactgAAGGGAAATAGAGAATGGGCAGATTTGAAGTTCATATCGGAacggagggagggagagatagagagaccCAGCTCAGCAGATTTGTCTTCTTCGCAAGTTTACTGAAGCTGTAAATTCTTCAATCTCAATGAGTCTTCATAGTCaaagacaagagagagagagaagaggcatCTCAGatattgaaaagtgaaaacaacgCCCGCCGATTCATTTCCCCTCTACAAGGAACTGTGTTCGAAGGATTGGAAAACCActggttttggttttgagcCCACCGTTGGGGAAAGCTTATTGGTTAAAAATAAatgttaactgatttttttaaaattgtaatAGTCTAACAGGACTTCATGTATGTCACAGGTGTGCATGTAAGGAAAAAACAAGGTTATAataaaagtatatatatttttatatttttaacgACAAATCCGAAAGGGTACCCGGTAACACACCATTATCGGTACGTACCGTTCCAGTGACAAATCTTATACcatgtccgaaacggtattcagaaccttgagCAAAACTGCTGCAAAAGGTTGAAAATCGATTGTATAGAAGATTTGCATtgttattttaaaaagattgtCTCAGTTTAAAAATAGGgcagtgattttgccacacatttttttgataatgccacaccctacaaatgtatttttgcaccaaaaaatacacttgcaaaatgtggcattatcaaaaaatagtgtggcaaaatcatttctctaaaAATAACGGACAAAAGTTAATGATTCTACTCTTTTACTCTCCAGTCTCCAGCGGACAAGAGTtaatggttttattcttttactCTTCGTTTCTAAAATTAGTTACTTGATACGAGAAAAAAATAAGCGATGACGTTCGGAAACGACTTAAaggatgaaaagaaaaaataatatgaCAAGTGCAACAAGAATGTTTCTTTAACAAATTGGAATCTTCAAAAGAGTTTCAGCAAATGGGGACGAAGACAAGAGAGCATATCACAACGATAAGCACTTTGGAGTTGGACTAGTTTGAATAGTCAGAACCTAACTAAAACTTTTAAAGAATGGATCACTATCTAATTCTAGTTCCCCCTTAGTCGAACGATACGAGAGGGATGAGTCGGGACGAAACCCTGAACGCATCATCAGAATCCTGAAggaagaaacacaaaaataCATGAGTTGAGGGTAAGATTGTAAAATCTCACGAATAAAGCGTGGCACCGTACTTTTGGAGTGTGGTATTAGTGGCTTCCCTTTTTCTTAGGGGTGACTGATGTTCAAAAAAGAGCACTGGGGGTTGAGAAAGAGTTTAGGCATTATCTGAGGGAGAAATTTGTGTGAAGAACGTGCCTTCCTCAATTTCAAAtcacgaaaaaagaaaaactgaacCGAACTCTcttcaaaaaaggaagaaaaaaatgaaacctGGTTTAGAGTTGGACTTGATGGGCCCATTCGCAGGGCTGTTGAAAGGCCCGTGGGCTTTATTAGACGCCCACTTCCCACAGGTTTCACGGCCCACCTACAGTTCTGTCCATTGGCAGGAAGAGGGGTGCAAACGAGCTGACCTTGGTAGCGTTCAAGTTCGGCTCGTTTGCTAAACAAGGTTGAAGCTCGAGCTCAACTCGtttgtaaacaagccgagcttagTTCATTTAGTAAAAGAGCTTagttcatttagtaaacgagtctcTATAAACGATCCGAGCTTTTTCAAGCCGGGCCAAACTTTAGATTATTGAGCTCGGGTGGATTACTAAACCAATCGAGGCTATCGAGCCTCAATCTGAAGCCCTTACAGAACCGCATAGCATCAGCAAAAGCTATTGACATGCACAACTTGCACACACAAATATGCAACTTGGTTTTTGTCTATATAAATGTGCTCctaaaatcatatcaaacaatatgcaatcaacttgatttttggcacACTTGATTCTCCCgatgatttcaaaaaaatgaatgatcCCGTTCGTTGAAGTGGGCTATGGAAAAACTTTTTCCGGGATGAAATTGTATAaatggattggagaggagctggACCCGCATGGCCGCATAAAAGGTACAACAAGCTTTATTCCAGAAATATACAGTTGGTTACAAGATACACGATGAAGAGAAAGAGAACTAAATTCTCTTACAATTCACCACAATATGCATttacagaagaagaagaagaaatcatgAAAAGCCAGTAGAGGGCATTTGGAAAACACAAACTTAACAAGGGATTACTCCAGATCAATACATCCATGACAAGTCTTGCTTGAAAGTAACTGATTTAGCAACTCCTTGAACACCCCGTTCGGATATTTGTGGACAATCTTCCACAAACAACGAATCCAGTTTATATGACCCCACAAGCAGCTTCAACCCATCATCGGTGACTCCCAAACACTTGTTAAGCCGTAAAACACACAACCGAGGAAACCGGCTGATATGCTGCAATCCGTCATCACTAATCTCTTGGCACCTCGCAAGCTCTAGGGTTTCCAAATACTCAGCCGAACAAAGAGCTTCCATGCCATCATCGTTGAACGAATACACGTGATCAAGAGAAAGTTCTCGTATCGGACACATTTTAATCAAGGTTAATATCCCATTCAGAGTAAATGAAGAAAAGGATGGAAACTCTCCGTCGGAAAAAGATAGCCTAACCGATTCCAATAGTGAGCAGTTCTCCGCGATTGCTTTTAAACTCTCGTCGGTTAGTCTCACAGGATCGTTCACCAATGGAGGAATCGAGAAGTCTGATGGTACTCGCAGAGAAATGGACTGGAGCTTACTTGATTTTCTCGCCAAGCCTATAATGTCACAGTCTCTCAATCCGACACACATGTCCAAGCGAATCTTTTCTAAGTTCTTACACTTGGCCATTACACAAGCAAGGCCTCTGCCTGGACTAATGATGCAATTTACTAAGTTTAGCTCTTCCATGCTTTCGCACGGGACCCCCTGCTTCAGCCATCGATCCACAGCTAAACGATCGTAAAGCTTCATGTATCTGTAATTCGCATCCACCTCAAATTGCAACCTTTTTAGCTTTTGCCAACTGGGGCCGAGTTTGATTAAGTCACCTTCCCCTATAGCCCTACAATTCTTAATAGAGAGATCTTCTAGTACTTCAAGTTTTCCAAGGTACTCTAACCACTCGACGCTGCTTACGTTTAGACATCTAATGAGGTGTAGACTTTTAAGATTTTTGCACCCCACGACTAGAGATAAAATTCCACAACCATTTATTCTTGGGGTGAAAATTAGTTTCAAGGCAGAAAGATTGGAGCAAGAAGAAAGGTAAGTGAGACCTGCATTGGTGATGAAAGTGCAGTAACTCAAGGTGAGATCAGTCAAGCAAGGGCAGTTGTTTGAAAGAATTAGAAGTCCTTGGTCGTCTAACTGCTTTCCTAATTTGGACATCCAACCGGAATAAACTATGTCTACTCTTGTCAAGGTTGGAAACCTATTGCAGAGGGAAGTCAAGGCTTGATTTGCAGGGTCCAATCCACAACCAACCCGAAGAGATTTTCTTTGTTCATTATCAAGATGGTAAAGGCGCTTACATGCTAAAGATGCGGAGTTTCTATCTGTCGTTTTCTTAATCCTACCCAAGATGTCCCAAACTAGCTGATCCGGCAAATCATCCATAGGACTAGCTTTCCTTTTCGTTTTGTGAAAGAGATTGTCAATAGCCTGAATTGTTGCAGAAGTCAGTCATATACCACAATAAAACAGGGAAACAAACCCCCAGAAAATAACTTCTTGTAAAAACATGTGAAAGATGTCCAGAAAACAGTTATGCTAAAGTGTTGTGCATAAAAATTGCTAACTAGGCTTTCCTCCGTGATGAATATCTGAATCTCGAATGCAATTGGAAGATTAGAGATGGGAAAGGTTTCAATACCtggaaaattgaaaacaaaagcCTAATGAAGTTCTCCTTCACGGCAAGCAACAAGTTTCAAAGCTTGAATACAAAGTGAGGGTTTCCTTTAAACTTCTGCTATAGTGCTTCTATAAACGCCTGTAAAAGTAAATAACTACTAGAATATAATAGATTTTCATGGTCTTTGTCCATATAAAATGTGATATACGGTTTCAGAGCGAGAAAAGGATCTTAGATATCAATGACCAACTTTTCTAAAAGCACATTTGGGCCATTGTTTCTTGATAAAAATAGCTCACTTGAGGAAAGATAGCTCGGAGAAGTACAAGAGGGAAAGACACTACAGTCTCAGAAAGCAGCTAAATGTACAAAAGGACTTTTTGCAAAGAAAGGTGGAAGTGCAACTAAAAAATCTTCTTGTGGACTAATTTCAAAGAAAGGTTGAAGTGCTCAGATCCATTCAAATAACTCTAAAGGCACAACCTGCTTATTTAAATTCCAATCTAAGAACGCAAAAGTTGGTTACTTTGCAGTGTCTCGCCCAACATCCTACAATTAGATGTAGAACGCAAAAGTTGGTTACTTGTAAAATAGCCGTTGGGAGTCCGATGGGCTGCCGAGCTTGATATCTTGTCCCTCCGAAACCTTGCTCTATCAATACCAcaatcaaaactcatttttcaaaTGCATCCTCGTAGTGTTAATATTGTAgctcatttttctattttccagTCAAAACTCATGATAAAATACGTGAAGCCACAAAACCAGGTGAAACACACTCAACGTGAAGGAGAGAATCTATTGGAGAATTTGTACTAACAAAAATGGTCCCAGAAACACGAAATACCACAAGGATGTGGAGTATGGACAATGCATTTTCTTAATTAACCCAACAGGCAACAGCAGAATTTGTTGGttaaaaatgtaaaagaacaaaagataAACACGAACAAGATACAAAAACTACCCACAAAACGGTATCCCTCGAAAACGTCAGATTGGAACAGTATCGTTGCTAAAGTAAATTTACCTTGAGAATCTTAAATTAAAGCGAACAGTTTTGAAATACCCAGATGGTATTTCTATTAAAAGAGCATCTAAACTGAAAATTCAAGACGTGATACAGATAGCGAAACAATCTTTAAAGCTTTTCCCTTGATTACTTTCTAATAAAAGAATGAAAAGCCAAGACCTTAAACTTGAAATTCAGAAggtcctccaaaaaaaaaaaaaaaacttggaattTAGAAGAAGAATAAACATGTTTATGCTAACTGTGAGATAACCGAATTGAATAGAAAGGCATGAAATTTGTACCTTTCTGTGGGTGAGACCCAGAATCGGATGATGATGATATAAGCGAAGATAGAAACTGGGAGGAGGTAATATCCAATGGAATGAATGGACAAATCCTATGTCGGCAGGTCAGGTACTGGATCCAACATCGTATTTACGGGAAATGATTCCAattaagcccaaaaaaaaaacaaagactttGGCAGTGGCACTCTACTTTTTAATTACCACGCTACAATATTTGTTTTTAGTCTCTAGAATATACTCCTACAtgatataaatacaaaaaaataaatattgaagtGTAGTTACCACTTACCAATACATTCGTACATATTCAGATGTAGATGTGATGTGTTCAGattgttttaaaaaagtgaTTGATCAGTTTGATTTGAGaacttaacgagctttaaaTATATATTCAAACTAGCTTTGATTATAAGACGAGCTAATCATACGAGCTTCAATCGAGTCAATTACGAATTGATTTTGAGCAACTTGGACTTTTTATACTTCATAAGCCGAACGAGTTGAGTAGTAACAACTTTTGTTCAATCTTGATTTCGAACTTTAACTACTTTCAAAATATATTCAATTTTTAACGAACAAACACAAGCTCAAACTCGAATAGCTTTGATTTGTTTAGCAACCGATTTGGGTGAACTATAAAAATAATGTTTTTAAGGAAAAAGCAAGAAGCATAGATACAAAATCCCCcaaaaagggaacaaaattaatCCAAAATCTGAGTga encodes:
- the LOC131312097 gene encoding F-box/LRR-repeat protein 14; its protein translation is MDDLPDQLVWDILGRIKKTTDRNSASLACKRLYHLDNEQRKSLRVGCGLDPANQALTSLCNRFPTLTRVDIVYSGWMSKLGKQLDDQGLLILSNNCPCLTDLTLSYCTFITNAGLTYLSSCSNLSALKLIFTPRINGCGILSLVVGCKNLKSLHLIRCLNVSSVEWLEYLGKLEVLEDLSIKNCRAIGEGDLIKLGPSWQKLKRLQFEVDANYRYMKLYDRLAVDRWLKQGVPCESMEELNLVNCIISPGRGLACVMAKCKNLEKIRLDMCVGLRDCDIIGLARKSSKLQSISLRVPSDFSIPPLVNDPVRLTDESLKAIAENCSLLESVRLSFSDGEFPSFSSFTLNGILTLIKMCPIRELSLDHVYSFNDDGMEALCSAEYLETLELARCQEISDDGLQHISRFPRLCVLRLNKCLGVTDDGLKLLVGSYKLDSLFVEDCPQISERGVQGVAKSVTFKQDLSWMY